Proteins encoded within one genomic window of Amycolatopsis sp. 2-15:
- a CDS encoding alpha/beta fold hydrolase, with protein sequence MPTTTFTAPDGLRLSYTVWEGDGRHRRPVVLQHGFAADAHVNWVGTGVVRTLVEAGFTVIGLDARGHGASDKPHDSACYGQDVMARDVSALLDELGLDEVSLAGYSMGAIVALLVATADKRVRCLATGGVGAGIIDFGGVDTRVVEPEQLADGLLADDHANVPAQVRPFRRLARRTGGDVDALAAVLRASRRTSIPLTEITVPTLILAGERDQLAAQPERLAIGIAGARLVRVPGDHMTAVADPAFALALADFFAYADTGETRFAISSPA encoded by the coding sequence ATGCCGACGACGACATTCACCGCTCCCGACGGGCTCCGCCTGAGCTACACGGTGTGGGAGGGCGACGGCCGGCACCGTCGCCCCGTCGTGCTGCAACACGGCTTCGCGGCGGACGCCCACGTGAACTGGGTCGGCACCGGCGTCGTCCGCACCCTGGTCGAGGCCGGGTTCACCGTGATCGGCCTCGACGCCCGCGGCCACGGCGCGTCGGACAAACCCCACGACTCGGCCTGCTACGGCCAGGACGTGATGGCCCGCGACGTGTCGGCCCTGCTCGACGAGCTGGGCCTCGACGAGGTCTCCCTCGCCGGCTACTCGATGGGCGCGATCGTCGCCCTCCTCGTGGCCACTGCGGACAAGCGCGTGCGCTGCCTGGCCACCGGCGGCGTCGGCGCGGGCATCATCGACTTCGGCGGCGTCGACACGCGCGTGGTCGAGCCCGAACAGCTCGCCGACGGCCTCCTCGCCGACGACCACGCCAACGTCCCCGCCCAGGTCCGCCCCTTCCGCCGCCTCGCCCGCCGCACCGGCGGCGACGTCGACGCCCTGGCCGCCGTCCTGCGCGCCTCCCGCCGCACGTCCATCCCCCTGACCGAGATCACCGTCCCCACCCTGATCCTCGCCGGCGAACGCGACCAGCTCGCGGCCCAGCCCGAGCGCCTCGCCATCGGCATCGCGGGCGCCCGCCTGGTCCGCGTCCCGGGCGACCACATGACGGCCGTCGCGGACCCCGCGTTCGCCCTGGCGCTGGCCGACTTCTTCGCCTACGCGGACACGGGGGAGACGAGGTTCGCGATCTCGTCGCCGGCGTAG
- a CDS encoding TIGR03619 family F420-dependent LLM class oxidoreductase, producing MTVLRLGLALPQYGKLADPTAIAGFAAAAEELGYASLWVGDRVLTPLEPSDLYPGGGTPERPYPPEFIHFVDPIVALTAAAGATKTARLGMSTLSAPVYAPVLLARTLTSLDLLSGGRLDAGFGLGWLRDEYTAAGVPWAGRGGRLDELIEVLRTLWTADPAGHDGARWQIPESHVGLRPAQNPHPPILLGGMSERALRRVGASADGWLPTLLPAHYLRRMWAVIADAATAAGRDPATLRRPLRVNPREGTPVVTVTDLASALKGAADEGFTEAFVDLHYIADGVEHALELADQLRAAVDR from the coding sequence GTGACCGTGTTGCGACTAGGACTCGCCCTGCCGCAGTACGGCAAGCTCGCCGACCCCACTGCCATTGCCGGATTCGCCGCCGCGGCCGAAGAGCTCGGTTACGCTTCGCTGTGGGTCGGTGACCGAGTGCTCACCCCGCTCGAGCCCTCGGACCTGTACCCGGGAGGCGGGACGCCGGAGCGCCCGTACCCGCCGGAGTTCATCCACTTCGTTGACCCGATCGTCGCGCTGACAGCCGCCGCCGGCGCCACGAAGACCGCACGGCTGGGCATGAGCACGCTCTCGGCGCCCGTCTACGCGCCCGTCCTGCTCGCCCGGACGCTCACGTCGCTCGACCTGCTCTCCGGCGGCCGCCTCGACGCCGGGTTCGGTCTCGGCTGGCTGCGTGACGAGTACACCGCCGCCGGCGTGCCGTGGGCCGGGCGCGGCGGACGCCTCGACGAGCTGATCGAGGTCCTGCGCACGCTCTGGACCGCCGACCCCGCCGGCCACGACGGCGCGCGCTGGCAGATCCCCGAGTCGCACGTCGGCCTGCGGCCGGCGCAGAACCCGCACCCGCCGATCCTGCTCGGCGGCATGTCCGAACGCGCCCTGCGCCGCGTCGGCGCGAGCGCCGACGGCTGGCTCCCGACGCTGCTGCCCGCGCACTACCTGCGCCGGATGTGGGCGGTGATCGCCGACGCGGCCACCGCAGCCGGCCGCGACCCGGCGACGCTGCGGCGTCCGCTGCGCGTCAACCCACGCGAGGGCACGCCCGTGGTGACCGTGACCGACCTCGCGTCGGCACTGAAGGGTGCCGCCGACGAGGGGTTCACCGAGGCGTTCGTGGACCTGCACTACATCGCCGACGGCGTCGAGCACGCGCTGGAGCTGGCCGACCAGTTGCGCGCCGCCGTCGACCGGTAG
- the nusG gene encoding transcription termination/antitermination protein NusG: MTSDNGTGAGRDLTELSDEQVHAALGDEESAHLEPVEVPDAGEEVDAAVEDSADDAEASDTEADEADDAEAADDSEADAVADEADAAAVESEPAAESDDPVAALRAELMAAPGEWYVVHSYAGYENKVKTNLETRTTTLDVEDYIFQIEVPTEEVTEIKNGQRKQVQRKVLPGYILVRMDLNDASWSAVRNTPGVTGFVGATSRPSPLTVDEVLKFLAPQVEKEAPAKAGKGEAAAASTPSGGGAVEVDFEVGESVTVMDGPFATLPATISEVNVDGQKLKVLVSIFGRETPVELSFTQVSKI, encoded by the coding sequence GTGACCTCCGACAACGGCACAGGAGCCGGTCGCGACCTGACCGAGCTTTCAGACGAGCAGGTGCACGCGGCACTCGGCGACGAGGAGTCCGCTCACCTCGAGCCCGTCGAGGTGCCCGACGCCGGCGAAGAGGTCGACGCAGCCGTCGAAGACAGCGCTGACGACGCCGAGGCCTCGGACACCGAAGCCGATGAGGCCGACGACGCCGAAGCGGCTGACGACAGCGAAGCCGACGCCGTGGCCGACGAAGCCGACGCGGCCGCCGTCGAGTCCGAGCCGGCCGCCGAGTCCGACGACCCCGTCGCCGCGCTGCGCGCCGAGCTGATGGCCGCGCCCGGCGAGTGGTACGTCGTGCACAGCTACGCCGGGTACGAGAACAAGGTCAAGACCAACCTCGAGACCCGCACCACGACGCTGGACGTCGAGGACTACATCTTCCAGATCGAGGTTCCGACCGAAGAGGTCACCGAGATCAAGAACGGCCAGCGCAAGCAGGTGCAGCGCAAGGTGCTGCCCGGTTACATCCTGGTCCGGATGGACCTGAACGACGCCTCGTGGAGCGCGGTGCGCAACACGCCGGGCGTCACCGGGTTCGTCGGCGCGACCTCGCGCCCGTCGCCGCTCACCGTGGACGAGGTGCTGAAGTTCCTCGCGCCGCAGGTCGAGAAGGAAGCCCCGGCGAAGGCCGGCAAGGGCGAGGCCGCCGCGGCGTCCACGCCGTCCGGTGGCGGCGCCGTCGAGGTCGACTTCGAGGTCGGCGAGTCGGTCACCGTCATGGACGGCCCGTTCGCCACGCTGCCCGCGACGATCTCCGAGGTCAACGTCGACGGACAGAAGCTGAAGGTCCTGGTGTCGATCTTCGGCCGGGAGACCCCGGTCGAGCTCTCGTTCACCCAGGTCTCCAAGATCTGA
- the rplA gene encoding 50S ribosomal protein L1 yields MTKHSKAYRQAAELIDKERLYAPLEAAKLAKETSKTKMDATVEVAMRLGVDPRKADQMVRGTVNLPHGTGKTARVIVFAVGDKAAEAEAAGADAVGTDELIERIQGGWLDFDAAIATPDQMAKVGRIARILGPRGLMPNPKTGTVTPAVTKAVQDIKGGKINFRVDKQANLHLVIGKASFDTEKLVENYAAALDEILRAKPSSAKGRYVKKITFTTTMGPGIPVDPLRTRNLLSEDAGV; encoded by the coding sequence ATGACCAAGCACAGCAAGGCTTACCGCCAGGCTGCGGAGCTCATCGACAAGGAGCGTCTCTACGCCCCGCTCGAGGCCGCGAAGCTGGCGAAGGAAACCTCCAAGACCAAGATGGACGCGACCGTCGAGGTCGCGATGCGTCTCGGTGTCGACCCGCGCAAGGCCGACCAGATGGTCCGCGGCACCGTGAACCTGCCGCACGGTACCGGTAAGACCGCCCGCGTCATCGTGTTCGCCGTCGGCGACAAGGCCGCCGAGGCCGAGGCCGCCGGTGCGGACGCGGTGGGCACGGACGAGCTGATCGAGCGCATCCAGGGTGGCTGGCTCGACTTCGACGCCGCCATCGCGACGCCGGACCAGATGGCCAAGGTGGGCCGCATCGCCCGCATCCTCGGCCCGCGTGGTCTGATGCCGAACCCGAAGACCGGCACGGTGACCCCCGCGGTCACGAAGGCCGTGCAGGACATCAAGGGCGGTAAGATCAACTTCCGCGTCGACAAGCAGGCCAACCTGCACCTGGTGATCGGCAAGGCGTCGTTCGACACCGAGAAGCTGGTGGAGAACTACGCGGCCGCGCTGGACGAGATCCTGCGCGCCAAGCCGTCTTCGGCCAAGGGTCGCTACGTCAAGAAGATCACCTTCACCACCACGATGGGCCCGGGCATCCCGGTCGACCCGCTGCGCACGCGCAACCTCCTCAGCGAGGACGCCGGCGTCTGA
- the rplK gene encoding 50S ribosomal protein L11 translates to MPPKKKKLAAIIKLQIKAGQANPAPPVGPALGQHGVNIMEFCKAYNAATESQRGDVVPVEISVYEDRSFDFKLKTPPAAKLLLKAAGVEKGSGEPHKTKVAKVTWDQVREIAKTKESDLNAHDIDQAAKIIAGTARSMGITVGD, encoded by the coding sequence ATGCCACCCAAGAAGAAGAAGCTTGCGGCGATCATCAAGCTGCAGATCAAGGCGGGTCAGGCCAACCCGGCCCCGCCGGTCGGCCCGGCGCTGGGCCAGCACGGCGTCAACATCATGGAGTTCTGCAAGGCCTACAACGCCGCGACCGAGTCGCAGCGCGGGGACGTCGTCCCGGTCGAGATCTCCGTGTACGAAGACCGGTCGTTCGACTTCAAGCTGAAGACGCCGCCGGCCGCCAAGCTGCTGCTCAAGGCCGCGGGCGTGGAGAAGGGCTCCGGCGAGCCGCACAAGACCAAGGTCGCCAAGGTCACCTGGGACCAGGTCCGCGAGATCGCCAAGACCAAGGAGAGCGACCTCAACGCCCACGACATCGACCAGGCGGCGAAGATCATCGCCGGCACCGCCCGCTCCATGGGCATCACGGTCGGGGACTGA
- the secE gene encoding preprotein translocase subunit SecE, with protein sequence MSDSDASGEHEQDTSGEKPGVESRPATAAARRERRASARPSGKSEARSGGTRPSGKAGDKVAKPADAKGAPTPKRDQKPKKASVFARIMRFVREVWAELRKVIWPNRKQMVTYTAVVLVFVVFMVALVSGLDLAFKQVIGLVFG encoded by the coding sequence GTGAGCGACAGCGACGCCAGCGGCGAGCACGAGCAGGACACGTCGGGCGAGAAGCCCGGGGTCGAGTCCCGCCCGGCGACCGCCGCGGCTCGGCGTGAGCGCCGCGCTTCCGCCCGCCCGTCCGGCAAGTCCGAGGCGCGTTCGGGTGGCACCAGGCCGTCCGGCAAGGCGGGCGACAAGGTCGCGAAGCCCGCCGACGCCAAGGGTGCGCCGACCCCGAAGCGGGACCAGAAGCCGAAGAAGGCGTCGGTTTTCGCGCGGATCATGCGGTTCGTCCGCGAGGTCTGGGCGGAGCTGCGCAAGGTCATCTGGCCCAACCGCAAGCAGATGGTCACCTACACCGCGGTCGTGCTGGTGTTCGTGGTGTTCATGGTGGCCCTCGTGAGCGGCCTCGACCTGGCCTTCAAGCAGGTCATCGGGCTGGTCTTCGGCTGA
- a CDS encoding MaoC family dehydratase, with protein MNVGDELPSLQVRVTREQLVRYAGAALDFNPIHWNERFAKEVGLPDVIAHGMLTMALAGRVVTDWLGDPSRLLDFSARFTRPVAVPDDAEGALVEMTGKVGAISEDGVARLDLVVKFDGKTVLGKPQALIRA; from the coding sequence GTGAACGTCGGCGACGAACTGCCCTCGCTGCAGGTGCGCGTCACGCGCGAGCAGCTGGTCCGCTACGCGGGCGCCGCGCTGGACTTCAACCCGATCCACTGGAACGAGCGCTTCGCCAAGGAAGTCGGCCTGCCCGACGTGATCGCCCACGGCATGCTCACCATGGCCCTGGCCGGCCGCGTCGTCACCGACTGGCTCGGCGACCCCTCGCGCCTGCTGGACTTCAGCGCCCGCTTCACCCGCCCCGTCGCCGTCCCCGACGACGCCGAGGGCGCCCTCGTGGAGATGACGGGCAAGGTCGGCGCGATCTCCGAAGACGGCGTCGCCCGCCTCGACCTGGTTGTGAAGTTCGACGGCAAGACCGTGCTGGGCAAGCCGCAGGCGCTCATCCGCGCCTGA
- a CDS encoding SGNH/GDSL hydrolase family protein, with protein MAAKKSGGCGLLILVVVVALLGVGYYKSKHGSSTEPPAGAGTGGGTGRYVALGDSYTSAPRTGKAAGTPAGCDRSDNNYPHLVAAKIKPAQFVDVSCSGATTADLTDSQSTHNGTNPPQLDSVTSATTLVTLGIGGNDVGFIALAPSCATSHRDGAPCHDRLTAGGHDQLSDRIDAVAGKLGAVLDKIHAQAPKARVVVVGYPTVLPDGDGCWPAIPVGSGDVAYLRDSLKHLDDVLEEQAKTHDAGYADTAGPSKGHDVCTSSGTRWVEGLVPTSAAAPLHPNARGEAGMATAVESVVS; from the coding sequence GTGGCGGCGAAGAAGAGCGGCGGATGCGGGTTGCTGATCCTGGTGGTCGTGGTCGCGCTGCTCGGGGTGGGGTACTACAAGTCGAAACACGGGTCGTCGACCGAGCCGCCGGCCGGCGCCGGCACCGGGGGCGGCACCGGCCGCTACGTGGCGCTCGGCGACTCGTACACCTCCGCGCCGCGCACGGGGAAGGCGGCAGGCACGCCCGCGGGCTGCGACCGTTCGGACAACAACTACCCGCACCTGGTGGCCGCGAAGATCAAGCCCGCGCAGTTCGTGGACGTCAGCTGCAGCGGCGCCACCACAGCCGACCTCACGGACTCCCAGTCGACCCACAACGGTACGAACCCGCCGCAGCTGGACTCCGTGACGTCGGCGACCACGCTGGTGACCCTGGGCATCGGGGGCAACGACGTCGGGTTCATCGCGCTGGCCCCCAGCTGCGCCACCTCGCACCGCGACGGCGCGCCCTGCCACGACCGGCTCACCGCGGGCGGACACGACCAGCTCTCCGACCGCATCGACGCCGTGGCGGGCAAGCTCGGCGCCGTGCTCGACAAGATCCACGCCCAGGCGCCGAAGGCCCGGGTGGTCGTGGTCGGCTACCCCACCGTGCTGCCCGACGGCGACGGCTGCTGGCCCGCGATCCCCGTCGGTTCCGGCGATGTCGCGTACTTGCGTGATTCGCTGAAGCACCTTGACGACGTGCTCGAAGAGCAGGCCAAGACCCACGACGCGGGCTACGCCGACACGGCCGGGCCGAGCAAGGGCCACGACGTGTGCACGAGCTCGGGCACACGCTGGGTGGAGGGCCTGGTGCCGACCTCGGCCGCGGCCCCGCTGCACCCCAACGCGCGGGGTGAAGCGGGGATGGCGACGGCCGTCGAGTCGGTGGTGAGCTGA
- a CDS encoding MaoC family dehydratase N-terminal domain-containing protein: MPLDQSFAGRSYPPAGKYAVSREKILEFAEAIGDPNPIYRDPEAARAAGFPDVVAPPTFLTLLNLPKVNGIVADPELGLDYSRMVHGDQGFTYERPVHAGDVLEIGATIENIMARAGNDFINVSARITDADGKLVCTTRAQLVVRGEDA, translated from the coding sequence GTGCCTTTGGACCAGTCGTTCGCCGGGCGGAGCTATCCGCCCGCCGGAAAGTACGCGGTGAGCCGCGAGAAGATCCTCGAGTTCGCCGAGGCGATCGGGGACCCCAACCCGATCTACCGCGACCCGGAGGCGGCCCGCGCGGCCGGTTTCCCGGACGTGGTCGCGCCCCCGACATTCCTCACGCTCCTGAACCTGCCCAAGGTCAACGGGATCGTGGCCGACCCGGAGCTCGGGCTCGACTACTCGCGCATGGTCCACGGCGACCAGGGCTTCACCTACGAGCGCCCCGTGCACGCGGGCGACGTGCTGGAGATCGGCGCGACCATCGAGAACATCATGGCCCGCGCCGGCAACGACTTCATCAACGTCAGCGCCCGGATCACCGACGCCGACGGCAAGCTGGTCTGCACCACCCGCGCGCAGCTCGTGGTGCGAGGGGAGGACGCGTGA